One Entomomonas asaccharolytica DNA segment encodes these proteins:
- the ribBA gene encoding bifunctional 3,4-dihydroxy-2-butanone-4-phosphate synthase/GTP cyclohydrolase II: MALNTIEELVEDIRQGKMVILMDDEGRENEGDLIIAAQCVEAEHINFMAKHARGLICMPMSKDRCERLGLNLMVQRNGSGFGTKFTISIEAATGVTTGISAADRARTVQAACAEDAKAEDIVSPGHIFPLISQPGGVLARAGHTEAATDLARMGGFNESAVICEIMNDDGTMARRPELEKFAQEHNIKIGTIADLIHYRLTHERTVKRVLEQTLATEVGDFKLISYRDEVDGYIHLALVHGEVKESEPVLVRVHNLDPLRDLLQVAQTGRWSLRGAMQRVVEEGNGIVLLLGNSLDGHSLLENLQEKLEPATVNPQATYSVVGGGSQILRDLGVRKMRLLSTPARFNALSGFGLEVVEYIPPV; encoded by the coding sequence ATGGCGTTAAATACAATAGAAGAATTAGTAGAAGATATTCGTCAAGGTAAGATGGTTATTTTAATGGATGATGAAGGGCGGGAGAATGAAGGTGATTTAATTATTGCTGCCCAATGTGTTGAAGCAGAACATATTAATTTTATGGCAAAGCATGCTCGTGGATTAATTTGTATGCCAATGAGTAAAGACCGTTGTGAACGTCTAGGTCTAAACCTAATGGTACAACGTAATGGTTCAGGATTTGGTACTAAGTTCACCATTTCTATAGAAGCTGCAACAGGGGTTACTACTGGCATTTCTGCAGCAGATAGAGCAAGGACGGTACAAGCAGCCTGTGCAGAAGATGCTAAGGCAGAAGATATTGTAAGTCCAGGCCATATTTTTCCTTTAATTTCACAGCCAGGTGGTGTTTTAGCGAGAGCAGGTCATACTGAAGCGGCTACTGATTTAGCCCGAATGGGTGGTTTTAATGAATCAGCCGTTATTTGTGAAATAATGAATGATGACGGTACGATGGCACGTCGCCCAGAATTAGAGAAGTTTGCGCAAGAGCATAATATTAAGATTGGTACAATCGCTGATCTTATCCACTATCGATTAACCCATGAACGTACTGTTAAACGTGTTTTAGAACAAACATTAGCAACAGAGGTGGGTGATTTTAAATTAATTTCTTATCGTGATGAAGTAGATGGTTATATTCATCTAGCGTTGGTGCATGGCGAGGTTAAAGAGTCAGAACCTGTATTAGTACGTGTGCATAATCTTGATCCTTTACGTGATTTATTGCAGGTAGCACAGACTGGTCGTTGGAGCCTACGTGGTGCTATGCAGCGTGTAGTTGAAGAGGGCAATGGTATTGTATTATTGTTGGGTAACTCCTTAGACGGTCATTCATTGTTGGAGAATTTACAGGAAAAACTAGAACCTGCTACAGTAAATCCTCAAGCTACCTATAGTGTAGTAGGTGGCGGCTCACAAATTTTACGCGATTTAGGTGTGCGTAAAATGCGTTTATTAAGTACGCCAGCACGTTTTAATGCTTTATCAGGCTTTGGTTTGGAAGTAGTAGAGTATATTCCACCTGTATAA
- a CDS encoding FKBP-type peptidyl-prolyl cis-trans isomerase, translating into MKKNYLAVVVATLAFSLTACDSKSDTSKVADKPATAGVNSSVPAASSESSDQMKDVSYSIGYQFGKNLSVTRIKSFDTNEILAGLNDALADKDSKLSKEQIQTAMTVLEAEVQKIAAEESKAYEEKGKALLEENAKRDGVVTTKSGLQYEVVQKGTGAKPTEKDIVKVNYEGKLVDGKVFDSSIQRGEPVEFAVNTVIPGWVEALQLMQVGEKVKLYIPSELAYGANGVPPVIPPNSVLIFDVELLDIKKPDDKADTAKKAADSKESAKK; encoded by the coding sequence ATGAAGAAAAATTATTTAGCTGTTGTGGTGGCTACACTTGCTTTTTCATTAACGGCTTGTGACTCAAAGTCAGATACTTCAAAAGTGGCAGATAAGCCAGCAACTGCTGGAGTTAACTCGTCAGTACCAGCAGCAAGTTCAGAATCATCTGATCAAATGAAAGATGTTTCTTATTCTATTGGTTATCAATTTGGTAAAAATTTATCAGTAACGCGTATTAAATCATTTGATACCAATGAAATTTTAGCTGGTTTAAATGATGCTTTAGCAGATAAAGATTCAAAATTATCAAAAGAGCAAATACAAACAGCAATGACTGTGCTTGAAGCAGAAGTACAAAAAATTGCTGCTGAAGAATCAAAAGCCTATGAAGAAAAAGGTAAAGCATTATTAGAAGAAAATGCTAAACGTGACGGAGTGGTTACTACTAAGTCAGGTTTACAGTATGAAGTAGTACAAAAAGGTACTGGTGCTAAACCAACTGAGAAAGATATTGTTAAAGTAAATTATGAAGGTAAGTTAGTGGATGGTAAAGTATTTGACAGTTCCATTCAACGTGGTGAGCCTGTTGAATTTGCTGTTAATACTGTAATTCCTGGTTGGGTTGAAGCGTTGCAGTTAATGCAAGTAGGTGAAAAAGTTAAGTTATATATTCCTAGTGAATTGGCTTATGGCGCAAATGGTGTACCACCAGTAATTCCACCTAATTCAGTATTGATTTTTGATGTTGAATTATTAGATATTAAGAAGCCAGATGATAAAGCAGATACTGCTAAAAAAGCAGCTGACAGCAAAGAATCTGCTAAAAAGTAA